The window CTCAGTGACCATTCCAGACGGTGTGACCTCCATTGGGGACAATGCTTTTGGGGCCTGCGAGAACCTGCTCTCGGTGGATATCCCGGACAGTGTGACCACCATCGGAGATAACGCATTTCGGGAGTGTACCAATCTGAAATCGGCGGTTATTCCGAACGGCGTGACCTGCATCAATATGAACACCTTTGCAGACTGTGTCAATCTGGAGTTTGCCAGCATCCCGAGCAGCGTGACCTTGATTGGGAATAGTGCGTTTTATAATTGCGACAGCCTGACATCGGTCACAATCCCGAATGGGGTGACCATTATCGGCCCTTGGGCATTTGCAGAGTGCACCAACCTTGTGTCTGTCAGTATTCCGAGCAGCGTGACCACTATTGAACAGAAGGCATTTTTGAACTGTGATAGTCTGCGGTCGATGACCATCCCGAGCAGCGTGACCACCATTGAACACAATGCATTTTCGGATTGTGACAGTCTGCGGTCAATGACCATCCCGAGCAGCGTGACCGACTTTGAATACCAGGTTTTCAGCTACTGCGATAACCTGACTGAAGTGACATTCGCTTGCGCCAATATTAAACCGACCTATGTCTTTACGGGGTGTCCTAATCTCAAACGCGTCACTTTCTATGGGGATGTCAGTGAGGATACAAATTTCGTCACGGCATTGCAATTTTGGGGTGCCAACGGTCCGGTCACCATTTGCGCCAAGGCAGGCAGCCGGGCGGAACAAAAGGCCAAAGCGGCCGGCATTGCCTTTGTCCCGCTGACGGACATCCCCGCGCCTACCCAACTGGCCTATGCATCCACGCAAAACGTCGAGATCGACGGGAAATATGTTTCCTTCCAGATGTATGCCCTGCGCGATGCAAACGGCAACGACACCAACTATATCAAGGTGCGTGACCTGGCCTCTGTGCTAAACAGCACCCCGGCCAAGTTCGATGTAAGCTGGGACGGCGCAGTCAACCTCATCAGCGGGAAGGCTTATCAGGCGACGGGGGACGAAATGCGCACGCCCTTCTCCGGCAACCGGACTTACACTGTGCCGCAGTCGATGACCAAGGTCAACGGTACCCCGACCGCGCTGGACGCGATCGTACTGACCGACGACGCCGGCGGCGACTACACCTACTACAAGCTGCGTGACCTGGGCAATGCTCTTGGATTCCATGTGGACTGGAGCGCAGAGCGCGGCGTATTTATCCAAACGAAATGATCCGCAGACCGGGCCATCCGGCTGCACCCATGGCAGAAAGGGGATTTTTTATGAATGAACTCGCACTCAAATACGGCTGCAACCCCAACCAGAAGCCGTCCCGCATCTTTATGACCGAGGGCGAGCTGCCCATCGAGGTATTAAACGGCAAGCCGGGTTATATCAACTTCCTGGATGCTTTCAACTCCTGGCAGCTCGTGCGCGAACTGAAAGAAGCGACCGGGTATCCGGCCGCGGCTTCGTTTAAGCACGTATCTCCGGCGGGCGCCGCGCTCGGCTATCCGCTGACCGACACCGACAAGGCTATGTATTTCGTAGACGCGGACCACGAACTCAGCCCCATCGCCTGCGCCTATGCGCGTGCGCGCGGCGCTGACCGCCTGTGCTCGTACGGCGACTGGGTCGCTCTGTCGGACACCTGCGACGCCGATGTGGCCAACCTGCTGCTCGTCGAGGTATCGGACGGCATCATCGCGCCCGGTTACACCGACGAAGCGCTCGAAATCTTAAAGCGCAAGCGCAAGGGCGGCTACAATGTCGTGAAGATTGACCCGGCGTATGAGCCCAAGGCCATCGAGCAGCGCGACGTATTTGGCGTGACCTTCGAGCAGGGTCACAACAATCTGAAGATCGACCGCGCGATGCTGGACAACATCGTCACCGATAACAAGGACCTGCCCGACGCGGCGGCACTTGATATGATCGTGTCGCTGATTACCCTCAAGTACACCCAGTCCAACTCGGTTTGCTACGTCAAGAACGGCCAGACCATCGGCGTGGGCGCGGGCCAGCAGAGCCGCATCCACTGCACCCGACTCGCGGGCAGCAAGGCCGATAACTGGTTCCTGCGGCAGCATCCCAAGGTCCTCGGCCTGCAATTTGTGGACGGCATCCGCCGTCCGGACCGCGACAACGCCATCGACATCTACATTTCGGACGAGTATGAGGACGTTCTGGCCGACGGCGTTTGGCAGAACACCTTCAAGGTCAAGCCCGAAGTGCTCACTCCGGAAGAAAAGAAGGCCTGGATCGCGCAGAACACCGGCGTGACCGTCGGCTCGGATGCCTTCTTCCCGTTTGGCGACAACGTCGAGCGCGCGCGCAAGTCGGGTGTACAGTATATCGCCCAGCCGGGCGGCTCCATCCGCGATGACCATGTCATTGCCACCTGCAACAAGTATGGCATCGTGATGAGCTTCACCGGCATCCGGCTGTTCCATCACTAAGCATCAAAATAGGGGGCGACTCCCGTCGTCCCCTATGGATTTATCAGGAGAAGGATATGCACATCGACGATATGGATGCTGAGCAGCGCGGCCAGGTGGCTACGGCTGCCCGCTGCATGGCGCTCGGCAGCATCCTCACCATCCTGCATCCGGTCCACTGGCTGGCCGGGGTGCTCGGCTTTCTGCTGCTGGCCCTGTATGCCATCCGGATGCGGCCGCTGCGGCCGGGCTTTGACCGGGTGCAGCTTTTTGCCAGCCTGTGCGCGCTGGTCTGCCTTGTACTGTCCAGTACCGTAGCGGCAGCGCTGGTCTGTTTTGCGTTACCCGTGCTCGAAACCCTGCTGGTCTATGCTGTATGGCAGGCCTTTGGCCGCATGTGCGCGGACGGCAACCGCCTGGGCCGCGCGGCCCTGTGCGCGACCTTGCTGTACACGGCGCTCATGCTTTCGAGCACACTGCTGGGACTCAGCATTTTTGGCGGCTTGCAGATGCCCATTTATCTCATCGCGCAAGCGATGGCGCTGGCGTTCCATGCGCTGGGCGGCGCGCTGCTGGCTGTGTTCCTACTCATCAAACGACGGAAAATCAAGGAGGTTACCCCATGAAAGTTTTGGTTGTGGGCGGCGGCGGCCGCGAACACGCCATCTGCGTGACGCTCGCCAAGAGCCCCAAAGTCGATAAAATCTGGTGCGCTCCCGGCAACGGCGGCATCGCAGACGTAGCCGAATGTGTGGACATTAAGGCCACCGACATCGAAAAAATGGTCGCCTTTGCCAAGGAAGTGCAGCCCGACCTCGTGATGGTTGCGCCCGACGACCCGCTCGCCCTCGGCATGGTAGACGCTATGGAGGAAGCCGGCCTGCGTGCCTTTGGCCCCAAGAAGAATGCGGCCATCATCGAAGGCTCCAAGTCCTTTGCCAAGGATTTGATGCACAAGTACAACATCCCGACCGCGGGCTATGCCGTGTTTGAAAACTCGGCCGACGCCATCGCCTACATCAAAGAGCAGGGCGCGCCGATTGTCGTCAAGGCCGACGGCCTGGCACTCGGCAAGGGTGTCACGGTCGCGATGACCGAAGACGACGCGATTGCAGCCGTCAAGGACGCCATCGACGGCGGCGCATTCGGCGGCGCGGGCGCCCGCGTGGTCATCGAAGAATACCTCACCGGCCCCGAAGTGTCGGTGCTGGCGTTTGTGGACGGCAAGCACCTCAAGACCATGCCCTCCGCGCAGGACCACAAGCGTGCCTACGACCACGACGAAGGCCCGAACACTGGCGGCATGGGTGCGTTCTCGCCCTCGCGCTTCTACACCGATGACATCGCAAAGACCTGCATGGAAACCATTTTCAAGCCCACGGTCGAAGCCATGGCCAAGGAAGGCCGTCCGTTCAAGGGCGTACTGTATTTCGGCCTGATGCTGACCCCCAAGGGCCCCAAGGTCATCGAATACAACGCCCGCTTCGGCGACCCGGAAACCCAGGCGGTTTTGAGCCGTCTGGACAGCGACCTGTTTGACATCTTTAACGCCGTCATCGATGAAAAGCTGGACGAAATGGACATCCAGTGGGCGGATAACGCGGCTTGCTGCGTGTGTATGGCGTCGGGCGGCTATCCCAAGGCCTACGAAAAGGGCAAAGAGATCACCGGCCTTTCGGACGTGACCGATTCGTTCGTCTTCCACGCGGGTACCAAGGTGCAGGACGGTAAGATGCTTACCGCGGGCGGCCGTGTACTCGGCGTGACCGCAACCGCGCCCACGCTCGACGAAGCCATCCGCAAGGCGTATGCAGACGTGAAGAAAATCCACTTCGATGGGGCGCATTACCGCACCGACATCGGAGTCAAGTAAAGGGGAACACCATGAAACTGGAAAAACAACAGCAGATTTTTTCCTGCATGGCCGATGTCCTGAACCAGAACGGGTTCCGTGCCGAGGTCATGCAGCAGGAAGGTGCGCCGCTTCTGTTGCGGTGCGAAGCACAACGCCAGGGCAAGGTCGCCAAGGATGTTACGGTCGAGTGCTGCTTCATCCCGATCGGCCTGCCGAGCGAGGATACCGGGCTTTTGCAGTTCTTTGTGACCCTGTTCCAGAATGCGCCCGAAACCTACGCCAAGCAGCTGCGCGCTGCGTGCGACTACTGCAATGATTTTTGTGCGCTCGGGCATCTCGGCCTGTTTGCCGACGCCGGACAGCTCTATTTAAAGCATAACACCCTGATCGACGGTTCGCTCGAACTCGAGCAGATCATCACTTTCTTTGCCGACAACATCTCGCTGCTCATGGCAGCGGTCACCCGGTTCATTGACGGCCTTGCGGCGGTCGGGTTCTCGGGTCTGCCGCTCGAAGTAGCGCTCGAACAGGACCTGTTCCCCAAGATGTAAGGACACCCGGGGCCGCCTTAGGTCCGGCCTGACAGGGACAACTACAAATTTTAAGGATAGGCAGGTGTTGCATTGGCAGCACCTGCCTGTTCCTTTACGCACTTTTCGTGATGTTCATATTCCCAATCACGCCAATATCCGTGTAATGGATTTCCACCGTTTGGCTGGCGTGTTTGGACCACTTCACATCCTTCTCATGCACCACGATTTTCTCAATAAACAGCCGCAGCAACTCCGGTGTCAGCTTCTGAATGTCTGTGTAGCGTTTGGCCCTGGCAATGAAGTTGTCTGCGCCGGACACCGTGGCCTTCAGTTTGGCGACCTCCCGCTCCTTTTGCGGGATGGCAGTTTTCAACTGCTCCTGCTCCGCCACATAACTGGCGGAGAGGGTCTGGAACTGCTCCGTGGTGATGCGGCCCAGTACGCTGTCCTCATACAGTCGCTTGAAGATGGCCTCCAATTCCGCCTCGCGCTTTTTCATCCCTGAAAGTTCCAACTCCTGCCTGCGGATCTCCCGCCGCAGTTCAGCGGACTGCCGGTCACAGATATAGGCGGCGAACTCCTGCGTATGCTCCCGCGCCATCGCCGTCACCCTGCGGATGTCCTCCAGCACAATCTCGTCGAGGACACACTCCCGAATGTAGTGGGCCGTGCAGACCTCAGACCCTGCTTTCTTATAGGTTCGGCAGGTGAAATTGTTTTGCGTTGGTTTCATGGTGCGCGCCCTATGCAGGACCATTGTGGAACCGCAGTCGGCACAGATGACGAGGCCGGAATACTTGTTGAGTTCCTCCATCTTTGTGGGGCGCTTCCGGTTTTGCCGGACCCGCTGGACGATATCCCAAACCTCCCGCGTGATCAGCGCCGGATGGGTCCCCTCAAACACCAGACACTCCTCCCTGGGATGCTGCACATACCGCTTGTCCTTATAGGATTTTGTGGTGAACTTCATGTTGACCGTGTTCCCAAGGTAGGTTTCATTCTCCAGGATGTTGGCGATGGTGCTGTCGGACCAGTTATAGGGCTGGGACAGATCGAGGCAGGTATGGCCGGATCCCAACTTGCGGTAGGTGTAGACCGCCGGACAAAGCACGTTTTCGGCTCTCAACTGTTTAGCAATCTGACTCGGGCCGCGGCCGGCAGCGCAGAGGGCAAAAATGCGACGCACCACAGCGGCGGCCTCCTCATCAACAACGAGTTTGCCCTTGGCATTCTCATCCTTTTTGTAGCCGTAGGGTGCCCGTGTCCCCAGGCGCTCCCCGCGCTGAGCCTTGGCCCGCTGTACCGCCCGGATCTTCCGGCTGGTGTCCCGCACGAACCACTCGTTGAACAGGTTTTTGAAGGGCATCAGGTCGTTGCTCTCGGCGTTTTCCGTGTCCACATTGTCGTTGATGGCGATGTAGCGGACGCCGAACTGCGGGAACCGCTCCTCGATGTACAGCCCTGTGTGCAACTGGTTTCGCCCCAGACGGCTGAGATCCTTGGTGATGATGATCCCGATTTTCCCGTCCTCCATGTCGGACATCATGCGCTGGAAATCCGGCCGGTTGAAACTGGCCCCGGAGTATCCGTCATCCACATAGAATTGGATGTTGGGAAAGCGGTGGTCCCGGGCGTACTGCTCTAATATTCTTTTTTGGTTTTGGATGCTGTTGGACTCCCCGTCCAGACCGTCATCCTGACTCAGACGGCAGTACAGGGCGGTGATTTTCATTTGGTTTGACTGACTCATGCAATCCTCCTTCTCTCCAGTCAAACCGTCCAGAGTTTGTGTGATGTTACCTCTGCCGGGGCGGTTTGTCCACCCCTTTCCGAAACTGTGTGGGAATTTTTGAGGTCCATGTCAATGAGTGTTTTCAGTTTCTCCTCCGGTGAACAGGCGCCGTCCGCGGGGAACACGGAAACCACATGAATCAGCCGTCCGTGACTCAGCTGGTCGCGCTCGGCCACAACTTTTTCCGCCCAGCCGGGCATAGGAATGACTTTGGGCATTGCGTCCCTCCTCTACAAAATGTGAGGGGCCAGGAAACGGCATATCGGGTCCGGCAGCGTTGCCAAACCCGGTCCCGCCTTACGTTTATGCCCGAAAAGAAAAATCCCCTTCATCCACCTCCCGAAAAACAGGGCAAGTGAATACCCATATTAAGAAAAGGCGCGAGGTGTTCCATAAAAGGAGCACCTCGCGTTTGGCCTCTTGCGGCATGAGATGGAGGCGTGTATACTAAGCGTAGCCGTTCTCGAAAAAGAGAACACAGAATAGGAGGCACGCCATAATGGAGCAGACATTCGGCAGTTATGTGCGGGAAAAGCGGATGGCCCGCGGACTGTCCCTGCGTGGTCTCGCGGCACAGCTGGAGGTGTCCCCGGTCTATATGAGCAACATGGAGAATGACCGTAGGCCGGCGCCCACGAAAGAAAAACTGGACCGCCTTATCGAGATTTTGGGACTATGCCAGGCGGACACGGAACTGCTGCTGGATCTGGCCGCCAAATCTAAGACGCAGCGAGTCTCCGCGGACCTGCCGGAGTACATCATGGAACGGGATATCGTCCGGGCCGCCCTGCGGACGGCCAAGGAAGTGGACGCCACAGACGAGGAATGGCAGGAGTTTATAGACCGCATCACCCAGCGGGGAAAGCGGGACGAGTGAAAAGGGAGGCAAGCGCATGCGGAAGTATTATACCGAGCAGACGATGGAGAGCATCGCCCGGCGTGTGCTGGATGCCTACGATACGCACCTCTACCGCGGTCAGCCCCGCGCCATCCCCATCGAGGACATTATCGAGCGCCACGGACTGACGCTGGAGTTCCAGTACCTCCGCAAAAATGGCCGGATTCTGGGGAAAACCGTGTTTGACACCGGCCTGGAGGCCGTGTACGACATGGAACTGGGCGAGTATACCCTGTTCCCGGTGAAAGCCGGCACGATCCTCATAGACGCCTCGCTGTGTGAAGAAGAAACCAGCACCGGCCGCCTGCGGTTTACCGAGGCCCACGAACTGTCCCACTGGATCCTGCACAAGGGGCTGTATGTGGGCACCGGGGAGAGCGCGGCGCTGCAGCCTGCCGTCAAGGAAACCAGTATGGAGATCCAGGCGAATATGCTCGGGTCCGCCCTGCTCATGCCCATGCCAATGGTCAAGCGGTGTTTCTACCAAATGCGGTCCGGCCGGGATAATCAGGCCATTGTGCAGGCCATGTCGGAGGTGTTTCAGGTATCCCGCCAAGCCATGCGGATCCGGCTCACCAACCACCATCTGCTGTAAAATTTTTTACTGTAGTGTTCTCAAAATTGAGAACACTTTAGAAGGAGGGACGCCATGCAACAAGTGAAAAGAACCCATGCGGTGCGCTGCCCTGTGTGCGGTAAAGGGCGCGTCATTGATGCCGCAGCCGACGTGTATCCGGGGCGCCTGCGCCTCTATGGCCCGGAGCATGCGGACAAAGCGGAGTTGTTCTCCAAATGTCCAAAGTGTGGGCTGCAGATCGGCATCTCCTTTGAAAAGGCAGGACATTCCTAAAAGCAAATAAAATATAGAGTATCGACCTCGTCAAGCGCACCAACCGCCCGCATCAGCAGCGGGATCCACCGTGTTCGGAGCCTTACAGGCAGCAGTTCTGCTGTGCTGTAAGGCTCTTTTTTTGCGCTTTTCCGCGGCAGAACAGCGGAAAGGCACGAAATGCGGAACGCCTGGCAGCCCTACATAGCAAAGTACCCATGATCCCCAACTCAGAAGTTTCCCCTAAAAAATCTGAGATTGGAGATCACGACTATGGAAAAATGGCAGGAAAATCGCAACTACAGAAAAATCAGGGACGAGAATGGAACTGTCATCGCCAACATCATCACCGTGGATGGTAGGGATGTAGCGGTCACAGAGGACGTATTCGCGGCGTATGCCCAGATGGACCGGCGGGAGCGGTATCTCAGCGAGGATCTGCCCACTGGCAAGGTCCTCTCCATGGAACAGAT of the Intestinibacillus sp. Marseille-P6563 genome contains:
- a CDS encoding phosphoribosylaminoimidazolecarboxamide formyltransferase, with amino-acid sequence MNELALKYGCNPNQKPSRIFMTEGELPIEVLNGKPGYINFLDAFNSWQLVRELKEATGYPAAASFKHVSPAGAALGYPLTDTDKAMYFVDADHELSPIACAYARARGADRLCSYGDWVALSDTCDADVANLLLVEVSDGIIAPGYTDEALEILKRKRKGGYNVVKIDPAYEPKAIEQRDVFGVTFEQGHNNLKIDRAMLDNIVTDNKDLPDAAALDMIVSLITLKYTQSNSVCYVKNGQTIGVGAGQQSRIHCTRLAGSKADNWFLRQHPKVLGLQFVDGIRRPDRDNAIDIYISDEYEDVLADGVWQNTFKVKPEVLTPEEKKAWIAQNTGVTVGSDAFFPFGDNVERARKSGVQYIAQPGGSIRDDHVIATCNKYGIVMSFTGIRLFHH
- a CDS encoding helix-turn-helix domain-containing protein, which translates into the protein MEQTFGSYVREKRMARGLSLRGLAAQLEVSPVYMSNMENDRRPAPTKEKLDRLIEILGLCQADTELLLDLAAKSKTQRVSADLPEYIMERDIVRAALRTAKEVDATDEEWQEFIDRITQRGKRDE
- a CDS encoding ImmA/IrrE family metallo-endopeptidase; translation: MRKYYTEQTMESIARRVLDAYDTHLYRGQPRAIPIEDIIERHGLTLEFQYLRKNGRILGKTVFDTGLEAVYDMELGEYTLFPVKAGTILIDASLCEEETSTGRLRFTEAHELSHWILHKGLYVGTGESAALQPAVKETSMEIQANMLGSALLMPMPMVKRCFYQMRSGRDNQAIVQAMSEVFQVSRQAMRIRLTNHHLL
- a CDS encoding recombinase family protein is translated as MSQSNQMKITALYCRLSQDDGLDGESNSIQNQKRILEQYARDHRFPNIQFYVDDGYSGASFNRPDFQRMMSDMEDGKIGIIITKDLSRLGRNQLHTGLYIEERFPQFGVRYIAINDNVDTENAESNDLMPFKNLFNEWFVRDTSRKIRAVQRAKAQRGERLGTRAPYGYKKDENAKGKLVVDEEAAAVVRRIFALCAAGRGPSQIAKQLRAENVLCPAVYTYRKLGSGHTCLDLSQPYNWSDSTIANILENETYLGNTVNMKFTTKSYKDKRYVQHPREECLVFEGTHPALITREVWDIVQRVRQNRKRPTKMEELNKYSGLVICADCGSTMVLHRARTMKPTQNNFTCRTYKKAGSEVCTAHYIRECVLDEIVLEDIRRVTAMAREHTQEFAAYICDRQSAELRREIRRQELELSGMKKREAELEAIFKRLYEDSVLGRITTEQFQTLSASYVAEQEQLKTAIPQKEREVAKLKATVSGADNFIARAKRYTDIQKLTPELLRLFIEKIVVHEKDVKWSKHASQTVEIHYTDIGVIGNMNITKSA
- a CDS encoding leucine-rich repeat protein, with amino-acid sequence MLRKIFGCILTLLLCVGAVSVTASAANSDFVIENGVLTEYKGNGGAVAIPSGVTRIGESVFYACDSLTSVTIPDGVTSIGDNAFGACENLLSVDIPDSVTTIGDNAFRECTNLKSAVIPNGVTCINMNTFADCVNLEFASIPSSVTLIGNSAFYNCDSLTSVTIPNGVTIIGPWAFAECTNLVSVSIPSSVTTIEQKAFLNCDSLRSMTIPSSVTTIEHNAFSDCDSLRSMTIPSSVTDFEYQVFSYCDNLTEVTFACANIKPTYVFTGCPNLKRVTFYGDVSEDTNFVTALQFWGANGPVTICAKAGSRAEQKAKAAGIAFVPLTDIPAPTQLAYASTQNVEIDGKYVSFQMYALRDANGNDTNYIKVRDLASVLNSTPAKFDVSWDGAVNLISGKAYQATGDEMRTPFSGNRTYTVPQSMTKVNGTPTALDAIVLTDDAGGDYTYYKLRDLGNALGFHVDWSAERGVFIQTK
- the purD gene encoding phosphoribosylamine--glycine ligase, whose protein sequence is MKVLVVGGGGREHAICVTLAKSPKVDKIWCAPGNGGIADVAECVDIKATDIEKMVAFAKEVQPDLVMVAPDDPLALGMVDAMEEAGLRAFGPKKNAAIIEGSKSFAKDLMHKYNIPTAGYAVFENSADAIAYIKEQGAPIVVKADGLALGKGVTVAMTEDDAIAAVKDAIDGGAFGGAGARVVIEEYLTGPEVSVLAFVDGKHLKTMPSAQDHKRAYDHDEGPNTGGMGAFSPSRFYTDDIAKTCMETIFKPTVEAMAKEGRPFKGVLYFGLMLTPKGPKVIEYNARFGDPETQAVLSRLDSDLFDIFNAVIDEKLDEMDIQWADNAACCVCMASGGYPKAYEKGKEITGLSDVTDSFVFHAGTKVQDGKMLTAGGRVLGVTATAPTLDEAIRKAYADVKKIHFDGAHYRTDIGVK